A stretch of the Oncorhynchus clarkii lewisi isolate Uvic-CL-2024 chromosome 9, UVic_Ocla_1.0, whole genome shotgun sequence genome encodes the following:
- the LOC139416247 gene encoding large ribosomal subunit protein eL32, with the protein MAALRPLTKPKIVKKRVKKFIRHQSDRYVKVTKSWRKPRGIDNRVRRRFKGQMLMPNIGYGSNKKTKHMLPSGFRKFLVHNIKELEVLMMSNKTHAAEIAHNVSSKNRKLIVERAAQLAIKITNPNARLRSEENE; encoded by the exons ATGGCAGCCCTCCGACCTCTTACCAAGCCGAAGATCGTCAAGAAGAGGGTTAAGAAGTTCATTCGCCATCAGTCTGACAGATATGTCAAGGTCACG AAAAGCTGGCGTAAGCCCAGGGGTATTGACAACAGAGTCCGCAGGCGGTTTAAGGGCCAGATGCTGATGCCCAACATCGGTTATGGTAGTAACAAGAAGACTAAGCACATGCTGCCCTCTGGCTTCAGGAAGTTCCTGGTGCACAACATCAAGGAGCTGGAGGTCCTCATGATGAGCAACAA GACGCATGCTGCTGAGATTGCCCACAACGTGTCTTCCAAGAACAGGAAGCTGATTGTGGAGAGAGCAGCCCAGCTGGCCATCAAGATCACCAACCCCAATGCCAGACTCCGCAGCGAGGAGAACGAGTGA